The Panacibacter microcysteis genome includes a window with the following:
- a CDS encoding acylphosphatase: MATVNLIVKGKVQGVFFRAEAKDAADKLGITGWVKNHEDGNVEIMAKGSQQAISEFIEWCKNGEKKATVTDVLVTPLHLDDFDAFEIIR; this comes from the coding sequence ATGGCTACGGTAAATCTTATTGTAAAAGGAAAAGTTCAGGGTGTTTTTTTCAGGGCAGAAGCCAAAGATGCTGCAGATAAACTCGGTATAACCGGCTGGGTAAAAAACCATGAAGATGGCAATGTTGAAATTATGGCCAAAGGTTCGCAACAGGCCATCAGCGAATTTATTGAGTGGTGTAAAAACGGCGAAAAGAAAGCAACTGTTACTGATGTATTGGTAACACCGCTTCACCTGGACGATTTTGATGCTTTTGAAATTATAAGATAG